One Methanobacterium sp. genomic region harbors:
- a CDS encoding transcriptional regulator FilR1 domain-containing protein has protein sequence MNINDILNYYEDVKEDLKFQGISSVRIKIMISLYEGPKKTKDLRELTGIPASTLLHGINELEKQKLISRKGDDFFLSEIGLISTLKLVDTIKTRRLFKNTKKLWLNHDIESIPQDLLMKIGDLSSSNLIEDEPDDMSHSHRTYIQIVSNSKEIKGISPIFYPDYTETFARLIKENVDVELILTKEILTKTINSLISEDLNEFKRLLSKNKLKIWEIKEDIKIVFTVTDNSMILGLFSADGIYDPNLILVSDHNDAITWGNKLFNYHKKKSQKISREYFEQFS, from the coding sequence ATGAATATAAATGATATTTTAAATTATTATGAAGATGTTAAAGAAGATTTAAAATTCCAAGGTATATCAAGTGTTCGAATAAAGATCATGATAAGCTTGTATGAAGGACCCAAGAAAACTAAAGATCTAAGAGAATTAACTGGAATACCCGCATCCACATTATTACATGGAATCAATGAACTTGAAAAACAAAAATTAATTTCAAGAAAAGGAGACGACTTCTTTTTATCAGAAATAGGGCTTATATCAACACTTAAATTAGTAGATACGATTAAAACACGTAGATTATTTAAAAATACTAAGAAATTATGGCTTAATCATGATATAGAATCTATTCCCCAAGATTTACTGATGAAAATCGGAGACTTAAGCAGCTCTAATCTTATTGAAGATGAACCTGATGATATGTCCCATTCACATAGAACATACATTCAGATAGTGTCAAATTCTAAAGAAATAAAAGGTATTTCACCTATATTTTACCCAGACTACACAGAAACTTTTGCAAGACTAATCAAAGAGAATGTTGACGTTGAATTAATATTAACAAAAGAGATACTTACAAAAACAATTAATTCACTCATTTCAGAAGACCTCAATGAATTTAAAAGATTACTCTCCAAAAATAAGCTTAAAATATGGGAAATAAAAGAGGATATTAAAATTGTATTTACAGTTACAGATAATTCCATGATATTAGGGTTGTTCTCAGCAGATGGAATATATGACCCCAATTTGATTTTAGTAAGTGATCATAACGATGCAATTACATGGGGAAATAAACTGTTTAATTACCATAAGAAAAAATCTCAAAAAATTAGCAGGGAATATTTTGAACAATTTTCATGA
- a CDS encoding transcriptional regulator FilR1 domain-containing protein, with amino-acid sequence MDIIGTLNRYEDIKGDIKFVTTSSVRTKIILSLNKGNKDLNTLKNELGLESSAALHSLKKLESQNIIIKKENGYSLSTIGKLYAIKSENLFKSFYTIKKYEKIWLNHWIDGIPKNLLKEIKCLNNSFLVESTPVDIIKPHSHYTKLVNKANEIKSISPIFYYPYIDLYKNALKRDADVKLILSPLILAKMTETAGVEILNQILSSKNFKLYKIEKDVKVVFTVTENFLSLGLFSTEGLYDATINLVSYDVDAIEWGNKLFSYYLDKAQKFDLDNLSK; translated from the coding sequence ATGGACATAATTGGCACTTTGAATCGTTATGAAGACATAAAAGGAGACATAAAATTTGTTACGACTTCAAGTGTCAGGACAAAGATCATTTTAAGCTTAAATAAAGGGAATAAGGATCTAAATACACTTAAAAATGAACTGGGTTTAGAATCATCTGCTGCATTGCACTCCCTTAAAAAACTTGAAAGCCAGAATATCATTATCAAAAAGGAAAATGGATACTCTTTATCAACAATTGGTAAATTATATGCCATTAAATCAGAAAATTTATTCAAATCATTTTATACAATTAAAAAATATGAGAAAATATGGTTAAATCACTGGATAGATGGAATACCAAAAAATTTACTTAAAGAAATTAAATGCCTAAACAATTCATTTTTAGTGGAATCCACACCAGTAGATATCATAAAACCCCACAGCCATTACACCAAACTGGTAAACAAAGCCAATGAAATTAAATCCATATCCCCTATTTTCTATTATCCATATATAGACCTTTATAAAAATGCATTAAAAAGGGATGCGGACGTAAAACTCATTTTATCCCCATTAATACTGGCTAAAATGACCGAAACTGCAGGTGTAGAAATTTTAAACCAAATTTTATCTTCAAAGAATTTTAAACTGTATAAAATAGAAAAAGATGTAAAAGTGGTCTTTACAGTCACCGAGAATTTCCTATCACTGGGTTTATTTTCAACTGAAGGGTTGTATGATGCCACCATCAATTTAGTAAGTTATGATGTAGATGCAATCGAGTGGGGTAATAAATTATTCAGTTATTACTTGGATAAAGCTCAAAAATTCGATTTAGACAATTTAAGCAAATAA
- a CDS encoding carbohydrate kinase family protein gives MPVDVVGLGTCNIDFINKVPRLVGIDDEVNVEKLVLSVGGSASNFTVGLSRLNISTGIIARIGNDYFGQLCAKKLCDEGVNTQRLLNIDATTGMVFIAVDPPGERSMYSFMGANAEFKLLQEDIDYIKSSKVLHITGMYKEVFEEASRYANFLSLNPGTLLSEYGIDELYKPIKRSNVIFLNKKEVKILTGESLKNGTQALLDTGAKMVVVTCGKEGANLYTKDEVIHSPVKETTALDTTGAGDSFAAGFIAAYIKDKKLKECLNFANTVASSCVGKIGAMNVSRACDLDI, from the coding sequence TTGCCAGTTGACGTGGTTGGACTTGGAACATGTAATATAGACTTCATTAACAAAGTTCCCAGACTTGTAGGAATCGATGATGAGGTTAATGTTGAAAAACTCGTTTTATCTGTGGGAGGTTCAGCATCCAATTTTACGGTGGGGCTTTCCAGGTTAAATATAAGCACAGGAATTATAGCTAGAATTGGAAATGATTATTTCGGGCAATTATGCGCTAAAAAGTTATGTGATGAAGGAGTTAATACTCAAAGGCTTCTAAATATTGATGCAACTACAGGCATGGTATTTATAGCTGTTGACCCTCCTGGAGAAAGGTCAATGTATTCATTTATGGGTGCAAATGCAGAATTTAAACTATTACAAGAGGATATTGATTATATAAAGAGTTCAAAAGTACTGCACATAACTGGGATGTATAAAGAAGTGTTTGAAGAAGCTTCAAGATATGCAAACTTTTTATCGTTGAATCCAGGAACATTACTCTCAGAATATGGAATAGATGAATTATATAAACCTATTAAACGATCTAACGTGATATTTTTAAATAAAAAAGAAGTTAAAATCTTAACTGGAGAAAGCTTAAAGAATGGAACACAAGCGCTTTTAGATACCGGCGCTAAAATGGTTGTTGTAACCTGCGGAAAAGAGGGTGCAAATCTCTATACTAAAGATGAAGTAATCCATTCCCCTGTAAAAGAAACTACTGCCCTTGATACAACTGGAGCCGGAGATTCATTTGCAGCAGGTTTTATAGCTGCTTATATCAAAGATAAAAAATTGAAAGAATGCCTTAATTTTGCAAATACAGTGGCATCTTCATGTGTTGGGAAAATAGGAGCTATGAATGTGTCAAGAGCATGCGATCTGGATATTTAA
- a CDS encoding transcriptional regulator FilR1 domain-containing protein — MHITDILNFYEEVKDDIKSQSTSSVRTKIMISLSEGPKKTKDLRELTGIPASTILHGINELEKQELVIKEGDNFFLSEIGKIMALKLIDTIRASVSLKKLQRLLFNHEIRDIPHDLLMDIGHLSNSQLIEADNIDIFKVHGTHLEIVLDSKKIRGISPIFYPNYPETFKKIIKNDINVELILTSDVLKKTMQSIDNGEKDLKTLIESGNLTLWTLDKDIKVAFTVTDKFMTMGFFSVNGMYDPTRNLVSNDSDALSWGNRLFEYYCRQADKVNFEK; from the coding sequence ATGCATATAACAGATATTTTAAATTTCTATGAAGAAGTGAAAGACGATATAAAATCTCAAAGTACCTCCAGTGTCAGAACAAAGATCATGATAAGTCTAAGTGAAGGACCCAAGAAAACTAAAGATCTAAGAGAATTAACTGGAATACCCGCATCCACTATATTACATGGAATCAATGAACTTGAAAAACAAGAATTAGTTATAAAAGAAGGAGATAACTTTTTTCTATCAGAAATAGGAAAAATAATGGCTTTAAAATTAATAGATACCATTAGAGCATCTGTTTCACTTAAAAAACTCCAGAGATTATTATTCAATCATGAAATAAGAGATATTCCTCACGATTTACTCATGGATATAGGTCATCTAAGCAACTCCCAGCTTATTGAAGCCGATAATATAGATATTTTCAAGGTACATGGAACACATCTAGAAATTGTATTAGACTCTAAAAAGATAAGGGGCATTTCTCCAATATTTTATCCAAATTATCCGGAAACTTTTAAGAAGATTATAAAAAATGACATTAATGTTGAACTCATATTAACAAGCGATGTACTGAAAAAAACCATGCAATCAATAGATAATGGAGAAAAAGACCTAAAAACATTAATTGAAAGTGGAAATTTAACGCTATGGACACTTGATAAAGATATTAAGGTTGCATTTACAGTTACAGATAAATTTATGACAATGGGCTTTTTTTCAGTAAATGGAATGTACGACCCTACTCGAAACCTGGTAAGTAATGACAGCGATGCACTTTCCTGGGGTAACAGATTATTTGAATACTACTGCAGGCAGGCGGATAAAGTAAATTTTGAAAAATAA
- a CDS encoding TatD family hydrolase, which translates to MIDAHVHADTRPYEDFEKMAVAGIETAVTCAHDPLRMSVSDVVFDHWNRILNNDIKRAAENGLKLYAALGIHPRSISEDFERALEKLPSFLENDSVVAIGEIGLETASESEKNIFKKQLQLAETLKMKAIVHTPRSNKKEITGITTSIIEENIDPEMVVIDHVDRTIVNDVIEMGAMLGLTVQPKKMTPDEAVSILDEYGFDKFYLDSDMSSSPSDPLSVPKTVHRIKLAGFNEKDTRKVSNDNASKFFEL; encoded by the coding sequence ATGATAGATGCACATGTACATGCAGATACACGGCCCTATGAAGACTTTGAAAAAATGGCAGTGGCAGGTATAGAGACGGCAGTAACGTGCGCACACGATCCTTTAAGGATGAGCGTGTCGGACGTAGTTTTTGACCACTGGAACCGTATTTTAAATAATGATATTAAAAGGGCAGCAGAAAACGGATTAAAACTATATGCCGCTCTTGGAATTCATCCAAGGAGCATTTCAGAAGATTTTGAAAGGGCACTTGAGAAGCTACCTTCCTTTTTAGAAAATGACTCTGTAGTTGCAATTGGAGAAATTGGACTTGAAACTGCATCTGAATCTGAAAAAAATATATTCAAAAAACAGCTGCAGCTTGCAGAAACTCTTAAAATGAAAGCAATTGTACATACACCTCGAAGCAATAAAAAAGAGATAACGGGGATTACAACATCCATTATTGAGGAAAACATAGATCCTGAAATGGTTGTAATAGATCATGTAGACCGTACAATAGTTAACGATGTTATTGAGATGGGTGCAATGCTGGGGCTTACAGTTCAACCTAAAAAAATGACTCCTGATGAAGCGGTTTCAATACTGGATGAATATGGATTTGATAAGTTTTATTTAGACAGTGATATGAGTTCTTCACCTTCTGATCCTTTATCTGTTCCTAAAACAGTTCATAGAATTAAGTTAGCAGGTTTTAATGAAAAAGATACTAGAAAAGTTTCAAATGATAATGCATCTAAATTTTTTGAGTTGTAA
- a CDS encoding UbiA family prenyltransferase, whose amino-acid sequence MQQVDKIKYWNDVLNSFVNTSYKKIENLVSFLLKSTLSTAIFGSLRAYYPFLLFGAVVSWNLLLATFLVIFAVYCMNNLTDKEEDEVNSPEKASFVNSNEKTLTFAVGSSYIIAIILGFLDSFYTVLILLVPLFAGVIYSIKISSKLPRLKDIFAVKNIIIALSWAVATTFIPAIHTPNVSWAFIIPIFYFFFVKSFVNSVVCDIRDIEGDTANGIRTIPVGIGKEKTKKILSALTFSIMPVISILLFYGLSLGYFITMAFSMVNSYWHINYISNTEEISKYMSLLVHGEWIFVLALCCIITLV is encoded by the coding sequence ATGCAACAAGTCGACAAAATAAAATACTGGAATGATGTACTAAATAGTTTTGTAAATACGAGCTATAAAAAAATAGAAAACTTAGTATCTTTTCTACTGAAAAGTACGTTATCTACAGCAATATTTGGCTCTTTAAGGGCATATTACCCCTTTTTGTTATTTGGGGCAGTTGTAAGCTGGAATCTACTTCTAGCCACATTTCTTGTAATTTTTGCAGTATACTGCATGAATAATTTAACAGATAAAGAAGAAGACGAAGTCAATTCACCAGAAAAGGCCAGCTTCGTTAACAGTAATGAAAAAACACTCACCTTTGCCGTGGGTTCTTCCTATATTATAGCAATAATATTAGGATTTTTAGATAGTTTTTATACTGTTCTTATTTTATTAGTTCCACTTTTTGCTGGAGTTATATACAGTATTAAAATTTCTTCTAAATTACCGCGTCTAAAAGACATATTTGCAGTTAAAAATATAATCATTGCTCTAAGCTGGGCAGTGGCAACTACGTTTATTCCTGCAATCCACACACCTAACGTTTCATGGGCATTTATAATTCCCATATTTTACTTTTTCTTTGTAAAAAGTTTCGTAAATTCAGTTGTATGCGACATACGAGATATAGAAGGAGATACAGCAAACGGTATAAGAACTATCCCAGTTGGAATTGGAAAAGAAAAAACAAAAAAGATACTTTCAGCACTTACATTTTCTATTATGCCTGTAATTTCAATATTATTGTTTTACGGGCTGTCTCTTGGCTACTTTATAACGATGGCCTTTTCCATGGTTAACAGCTACTGGCATATAAATTATATCAGCAATACAGAAGAAATCAGCAAATATATGTCCCTTCTGGTACACGGAGAATGGATTTTCGTGCTAGCACTATGCTGCATTATCACACTGGTATAA